In one Arthrobacter jinronghuae genomic region, the following are encoded:
- the ctaC gene encoding aa3-type cytochrome oxidase subunit II has product MSSQDRTSSRRARILKISAVTSAGALFLSGCSSEAQTGWLPSDRDTTNHTGRIIDLWVNSWIAALAVGILTWALILWCMVAYRRRKNETGYPRQLSYNLPLEIFYTAVPLFMVLVLFYFTNQDIKAINATSDDPDRVIIDVRAKQWSWDFNYVNEDKYYQGVQVNLDGQEVKQDEFPTLVLPVDQTIELQLNTRDVQHSFWVPAFLQKMDVYPGRTNVITLETGKTGTFDGKCAELCGEYHSEMLFNVEVVSEAEYDEYVATLPSGQVDENYDRQYNSESSEVRK; this is encoded by the coding sequence GTGAGTTCGCAGGACCGAACCAGCAGCCGACGCGCCAGGATCTTAAAGATCTCAGCCGTAACGTCGGCCGGCGCGTTGTTTTTATCGGGGTGTTCATCGGAGGCTCAAACGGGCTGGTTGCCGTCGGACCGCGACACCACTAACCACACCGGCCGCATCATTGACCTGTGGGTCAACTCGTGGATTGCCGCCCTGGCGGTTGGTATCCTCACCTGGGCTTTGATCCTGTGGTGCATGGTTGCCTACCGCCGCCGCAAGAACGAGACCGGGTACCCCCGCCAGCTCAGCTACAACCTGCCGCTGGAAATCTTCTACACGGCCGTACCGCTGTTCATGGTTCTGGTGTTGTTCTACTTCACCAACCAGGACATCAAGGCGATCAATGCAACCAGCGATGACCCGGACCGGGTCATCATTGATGTGCGCGCCAAGCAGTGGTCCTGGGACTTCAACTATGTCAACGAAGACAAGTACTACCAGGGCGTTCAGGTAAACCTCGACGGCCAGGAAGTCAAGCAGGACGAGTTCCCCACGTTGGTGCTCCCTGTTGACCAGACCATCGAACTGCAGCTGAACACCCGCGACGTCCAGCACTCCTTCTGGGTGCCTGCGTTCCTGCAGAAGATGGACGTCTACCCCGGCCGCACCAACGTCATCACCCTCGAAACCGGTAAGACCGGAACCTTCGACGGTAAGTGCGCCGAGCTCTGCGGTGAGTACCACTCCGAAATGCTCTTCAACGTCGAGGTTGTCAGCGAAGCCGAGTACGACGAGTACGTAGCGACCCTGCCCAGCGGGCAGGTCGACGAGAACTACGACCGCCAGTACAACTCAGAATCTAGCGAAGTTAGGAAGTAG
- a CDS encoding HesB/IscA family protein yields MSVSTSENTTAAAEAELPVHEVLLSDVAAQKVRSLLEQEGRTDLRLRVAVQPGGCSGLIYQLYFDERVLDGDAVRDFDGVEVIVDKMSVPYLSGASIDFEDTISKQGFTIDNPNAGGSCACGDSFH; encoded by the coding sequence ATGAGCGTTTCCACCAGCGAAAACACGACCGCTGCAGCAGAGGCCGAGCTGCCCGTACACGAAGTACTGCTGTCTGATGTAGCCGCACAGAAGGTCCGCAGCCTGCTGGAGCAGGAAGGCCGCACCGACCTCCGTCTCCGTGTGGCAGTCCAGCCCGGAGGCTGCTCGGGACTCATCTACCAGCTCTACTTCGACGAGCGCGTCCTGGACGGCGACGCCGTCCGTGACTTCGACGGCGTCGAGGTCATCGTGGACAAGATGAGCGTCCCCTACCTGTCCGGCGCATCGATCGACTTCGAGGACACCATCTCGAAGCAGGGGTTCACCATCGACAACCCCAACGCCGGCGGCTCATGCGCCTGTGGAGATTCCTTCCACTAG
- a CDS encoding dipeptidase, which produces MTSNPTPDANPSSADVHEDALRASVAADFPRTVEQLKSLVSIPGIAWDSFDPEHLNRSAAAVAELVREAGIEDVQVLRVDNNGTPGGPAVVARRPARAGAPTVLLYAHHDVQPPGDPDLWESDPFTAEERNGRLYGRGAADDKAGIMAHIGALRALEDVLGEESGVGVTLFIEGEEEAGSPTFRTFLETYQDLLRADVIVVADSGNWKVGVPALTTSLRGLVDGTVEVQVLDHAVHSGMFGGPVLDAPTLLARLIATFHDDAGDVAIAGLVSGDDAAVEYPEADFRADSSLLDGVRLAGTGSIASRLWTKPALSIIGIDVPTVAMSSNTIQPKARAKFSLRLAPGQSPEEAMAAVEAHVQAHAPFGAKVTFTPGEQGNAFATDTTASAARTALWALERAWGVEPVESGMGGSIPFISDLVELFPEAQILITGVEDPDSRAHSANESLDLGDFRNAILAEALLLARLGAVAG; this is translated from the coding sequence ATGACTTCCAACCCCACTCCAGACGCAAATCCCTCATCCGCGGATGTCCATGAGGACGCCCTCCGTGCCAGCGTGGCCGCGGATTTCCCGCGGACCGTCGAGCAGCTCAAGTCCCTGGTGAGCATCCCGGGCATCGCGTGGGACTCCTTTGATCCGGAGCACCTGAACCGCAGTGCCGCCGCCGTCGCCGAGCTGGTCCGCGAAGCCGGCATCGAAGACGTCCAGGTGCTCCGGGTGGACAACAACGGCACCCCCGGCGGCCCCGCCGTCGTCGCCCGCCGTCCCGCCCGGGCCGGCGCGCCCACCGTCCTGCTGTACGCCCACCACGATGTCCAGCCGCCCGGGGACCCGGACCTCTGGGAGTCCGACCCCTTCACCGCCGAAGAGCGCAACGGACGGCTCTACGGCCGCGGCGCTGCTGATGACAAGGCCGGCATCATGGCGCATATCGGTGCACTGCGTGCCCTGGAGGACGTCCTGGGGGAGGAGTCCGGCGTCGGTGTCACCCTGTTCATCGAAGGTGAGGAAGAAGCCGGGTCCCCGACCTTCCGCACCTTCCTGGAGACCTACCAGGACCTGCTGCGGGCCGACGTCATTGTGGTTGCCGATTCGGGCAACTGGAAGGTAGGTGTACCGGCGCTCACCACGAGCCTGCGCGGGCTGGTGGACGGCACCGTGGAGGTGCAGGTGCTGGACCACGCCGTGCACTCCGGGATGTTCGGCGGTCCGGTGCTGGACGCGCCCACCCTGCTGGCCCGGCTGATTGCGACGTTCCATGACGACGCCGGCGACGTCGCCATCGCCGGACTCGTGTCCGGTGACGATGCCGCCGTGGAGTACCCCGAGGCAGACTTCCGTGCCGATTCGTCGCTGCTCGACGGCGTCCGGCTCGCCGGAACGGGCTCCATTGCCTCCCGGCTGTGGACCAAACCCGCCCTGTCGATCATCGGCATAGATGTACCGACCGTGGCGATGTCCTCCAACACCATCCAGCCGAAGGCCCGCGCGAAGTTCAGTCTGCGCCTGGCCCCCGGGCAGAGCCCGGAGGAGGCCATGGCAGCCGTCGAGGCACACGTCCAGGCTCATGCTCCCTTCGGTGCCAAGGTCACGTTCACACCGGGGGAGCAGGGCAATGCCTTCGCCACCGACACCACTGCCAGCGCCGCACGCACCGCGTTGTGGGCCCTCGAACGGGCGTGGGGTGTGGAGCCGGTGGAATCGGGCATGGGCGGATCCATCCCGTTCATCTCGGACCTCGTGGAACTGTTCCCGGAGGCGCAGATCCTGATCACCGGCGTCGAGGATCCGGATTCACGCGCCCACAGCGCCAACGAATCACTGGACCTGGGCGACTTCCGGAACGCCATCCTGGCCGAAGCGCTGCTCCTCGCCCGCCTGGGAGCCGTTGCAGGCTAG
- a CDS encoding DUF3043 domain-containing protein — protein sequence MFGRKKEAPTAQETVDQAAAADQAANVRVGKGAPTPRRKDQVAARRRPLVPDDRKAAKAANRDALREERLKTRRALDTGEERYLPLRDKGPNRRFVRDVVDARWNIGEFIMIAALVFVLFSFIPSIDVQLIVMAAFWVLILLVIADSFMLRRQIRKRLTAKFGGPNPGDVWYGVSRSLQLRRFRLPKPQVRRGQYPS from the coding sequence GTGTTCGGACGAAAGAAAGAAGCGCCCACCGCGCAGGAAACTGTGGACCAGGCAGCTGCCGCTGACCAGGCAGCCAACGTACGGGTGGGCAAGGGTGCCCCGACGCCCCGCCGCAAGGACCAGGTAGCCGCCCGCCGGCGGCCGTTGGTTCCTGATGACCGGAAGGCGGCCAAGGCTGCCAACCGCGATGCACTCCGGGAGGAGCGGCTGAAGACCCGCCGCGCCCTGGACACCGGCGAAGAGCGTTACCTTCCCCTTCGGGACAAGGGCCCCAACCGCCGGTTTGTCCGCGACGTTGTTGATGCCCGCTGGAACATCGGCGAATTCATCATGATCGCTGCGCTGGTCTTCGTCCTGTTCAGCTTCATCCCGAGCATCGATGTCCAGCTGATTGTGATGGCTGCGTTCTGGGTGCTGATCCTTTTGGTCATTGCGGACAGCTTTATGCTGCGCCGGCAGATCCGGAAGCGCCTGACGGCCAAGTTCGGCGGGCCCAACCCCGGTGATGTCTGGTACGGGGTTTCCCGTTCCCTGCAGCTGCGGCGTTTCCGCCTCCCGAAGCCGCAGGTCCGCCGCGGCCAGTACCCCTCCTGA
- a CDS encoding quinone-dependent dihydroorotate dehydrogenase, with protein MRIYPAFFRLVFSGMDPELAHRIGFVLIRAAARTPAGPVLRRLMRPAPVLRTEALGLTFPSPFGLAAGFDKEGSGIVALCNLGFGHVEVGTVTASAQPGNPKPRLFRLVEDRAVINRMGFNNDGAAAVAPRLDKARTALAKAFGTPRPVIGVNIGKTKTVELTDAVEDYLASTRELAPYADYLAVNVSSPNTPGLRLLQDISTLRPLLAQVGSAADEAAGRHVPLLVKIAPDLSDADIDDVAELALSLKLDGVIATNTTITRENLVTDPERVIACGVGGLSGAPLKKRSLEVLRRLRAGLGEDGPAIISVGGVETAADVQERLDAGAVLVQGYTAFLYEGPFWAARINRGLARARR; from the coding sequence ATGCGCATCTATCCCGCCTTTTTCCGGCTCGTTTTCTCCGGCATGGATCCCGAACTGGCCCACCGGATCGGTTTTGTCCTCATCCGTGCCGCCGCCCGCACGCCCGCCGGTCCGGTGCTGCGCCGCCTGATGCGCCCTGCCCCGGTGCTGCGGACCGAGGCACTGGGCCTGACGTTTCCGTCCCCGTTCGGGCTGGCTGCGGGATTCGACAAGGAAGGCTCGGGCATTGTTGCCCTCTGCAACCTGGGCTTCGGGCACGTGGAGGTGGGTACCGTGACTGCCTCCGCCCAGCCGGGCAATCCGAAGCCTCGCCTGTTCCGCCTCGTCGAGGACCGGGCGGTGATCAACCGGATGGGCTTCAACAACGACGGCGCCGCCGCCGTGGCGCCCCGCCTGGACAAGGCCCGGACGGCACTGGCAAAAGCCTTCGGGACGCCGCGGCCCGTCATCGGTGTGAATATCGGCAAGACCAAGACCGTCGAACTCACGGACGCCGTTGAGGACTACCTCGCCAGCACCCGGGAACTGGCCCCCTACGCCGACTACCTCGCCGTTAACGTCAGCTCACCCAACACGCCCGGGCTGCGCCTGCTGCAGGACATTTCCACGCTGCGGCCGCTGCTGGCCCAGGTGGGCAGCGCCGCAGACGAGGCCGCCGGCCGGCACGTCCCGCTGCTGGTCAAGATCGCCCCGGACCTGAGCGACGCGGACATTGACGACGTCGCCGAGCTCGCCCTGTCCCTGAAGCTGGACGGCGTGATCGCCACCAACACCACCATCACCCGGGAAAACCTGGTGACCGACCCGGAACGCGTGATTGCCTGCGGCGTCGGCGGGCTCAGCGGTGCCCCGCTGAAGAAACGGTCCCTCGAGGTACTGCGGCGGCTGCGCGCCGGGCTGGGGGAGGACGGCCCGGCCATCATTTCCGTCGGGGGAGTGGAAACGGCCGCCGATGTACAGGAGCGCCTCGATGCCGGTGCGGTTCTGGTGCAGGGGTACACCGCGTTCCTGTATGAAGGTCCTTTCTGGGCGGCACGGATCAACCGGGGCCTGGCCCGGGCGCGCCGTTAA
- a CDS encoding alpha/beta hydrolase, producing the protein MRREHPTWKPDVLGDGFRSLTLELGEDDEGPVVATLVSYCPPVPPVPAGGKIDAVLYLHGWSDYFFQADLARFWAAQGAAFYALDLRKYGRSLRPGQSEGYVSDLAEYDADIEAALEAMEADIQARFGAGMRTTLMAHSTGGLVAALWADRFPGRLQALILNSPWLELSGSSMLRFATNGLLEPVARRRPRTRLRIPEFGFYFRSISSAMDGEWDVDPLWRPPFSFPVRAGWLRAVLAGHARVARGLDIRVPVLLLASAASTISPTWNPLMLRTDSVLDVNLMVQRGVLLGPEITVYRFDGALHDTLLSALPVRTRVYEGIQRWSRAFIIPR; encoded by the coding sequence ATGCGCCGCGAACACCCCACTTGGAAACCTGATGTTCTCGGCGACGGGTTCCGCAGCCTGACCCTCGAGCTGGGGGAAGACGACGAAGGCCCGGTGGTTGCAACCCTGGTCTCGTACTGTCCGCCGGTTCCGCCCGTCCCGGCCGGAGGCAAGATCGATGCCGTCCTGTACCTGCACGGATGGAGTGACTATTTCTTCCAGGCGGACCTGGCACGGTTCTGGGCCGCGCAGGGGGCGGCCTTCTACGCCCTCGACCTGCGCAAATACGGCAGAAGCCTGCGCCCGGGGCAGTCGGAGGGCTATGTGAGCGACCTGGCGGAGTACGACGCCGATATCGAGGCGGCGCTCGAGGCTATGGAGGCGGATATCCAGGCCCGTTTCGGCGCGGGCATGCGCACCACGCTGATGGCGCACTCGACCGGCGGGCTGGTCGCCGCACTCTGGGCGGACCGTTTCCCCGGGCGCCTGCAGGCACTGATCCTGAACAGTCCCTGGCTGGAGCTCAGCGGCAGTTCCATGCTCCGCTTCGCCACCAACGGCCTGCTGGAACCCGTCGCCCGCCGGAGGCCCCGGACCCGGCTGAGGATCCCCGAGTTCGGTTTCTACTTCCGGAGCATCAGTTCAGCGATGGACGGAGAGTGGGACGTGGATCCGCTCTGGCGTCCGCCGTTCAGTTTCCCGGTCCGCGCCGGCTGGCTCAGGGCTGTGCTCGCGGGGCACGCCCGGGTCGCCCGCGGCCTCGACATCCGGGTCCCGGTGCTGCTGCTCGCCTCTGCCGCCTCCACCATCTCCCCCACGTGGAATCCGCTGATGCTGCGCACCGACAGCGTGCTGGACGTGAACCTGATGGTGCAGCGCGGCGTCCTGCTTGGCCCGGAGATCACCGTGTACCGGTTCGACGGTGCCCTGCACGACACCCTGCTTTCCGCGCTGCCCGTCCGCACCCGGGTCTACGAGGGGATCCAGCGGTGGTCCAGGGCCTTTATCATCCCGCGTTAG
- a CDS encoding isoprenyl transferase, translated as MSRPAPHPSGAVPPPVPAELVPAHVAIVMDGNGRWANQRGLPRTEGHRAGEAALLDVMAGAIEMGIRHVSVYAFSTENWKRSPEEVRFLMGFSRDVLRRQRDQLNEWGVRIRWSGRRPRLWQSVVRELEIAEEETRSNTVCTLNMCVNYGGRAEIADAVAAIAADVQKGKLRPGSISEKTIQKYLDEPDLPDVDLFLRTSGEQRFSNFMLWQSAYAEMVFMDTLWPDVDRRTLWEAVEIYARRDRRYGGAVDKAAGGTDTGEAAGQAPAAAPDKAGANAG; from the coding sequence GTGAGCAGGCCTGCTCCGCACCCCTCCGGCGCGGTTCCGCCGCCTGTTCCGGCGGAGCTGGTGCCCGCCCATGTGGCGATCGTGATGGACGGCAACGGCCGCTGGGCGAACCAGCGCGGCCTGCCCCGGACCGAGGGACACCGCGCCGGGGAGGCTGCGCTGCTGGACGTTATGGCCGGCGCCATCGAGATGGGCATCCGCCATGTTTCCGTGTACGCGTTCTCCACGGAGAACTGGAAGCGTTCCCCGGAGGAGGTCCGCTTCCTCATGGGCTTCAGCCGGGATGTACTGCGCCGGCAGCGGGACCAGCTCAACGAGTGGGGTGTACGGATCCGCTGGTCGGGTCGCCGTCCCCGGTTGTGGCAAAGCGTGGTGCGGGAACTGGAAATTGCGGAAGAAGAAACCCGCAGCAACACCGTGTGCACCTTGAACATGTGCGTGAACTACGGGGGCCGGGCCGAGATCGCCGACGCCGTCGCCGCCATTGCCGCCGACGTCCAGAAGGGCAAGCTGCGGCCCGGGTCCATTTCCGAGAAGACCATCCAGAAGTACCTGGACGAACCGGACCTGCCCGACGTCGACCTGTTCCTGCGCACCTCTGGCGAGCAGCGGTTCTCCAATTTCATGCTCTGGCAGTCCGCATACGCCGAGATGGTCTTTATGGACACCCTCTGGCCGGACGTAGACCGGCGGACCCTGTGGGAAGCGGTGGAAATCTATGCCCGCCGGGACCGCAGGTACGGCGGTGCCGTAGACAAGGCGGCCGGCGGCACGGACACCGGGGAAGCGGCCGGCCAGGCGCCTGCCGCTGCACCTGACAAGGCCGGAGCTAACGCGGGATGA
- the recO gene encoding DNA repair protein RecO, which yields MAKSFASRTYRDDAVVLRTHKLGEADRILVLLTREHGQVRAVAKGVRRTSSKFGARLEPFMVAELLLAHGRNMDIVTQAQTKGAYGHGIAADYARYTAAAAIAETAERLTDIDGESAKAHYQLVIGAFAALSRGSHAPELILDSYLLRALSTAGWAPSFTDCARCGAPGPHTAFSAPLGGAVCPACRPPGSASPSPETMVLLGALLTGDWTTADASGPQPRHESAGLVAGYLQWHLERVLRSLQHVERV from the coding sequence GTGGCCAAATCCTTTGCATCCCGCACTTATCGGGATGACGCGGTTGTCCTGCGCACCCACAAGCTGGGCGAAGCGGACCGCATCCTCGTCCTCCTCACCCGCGAACACGGGCAGGTCCGGGCCGTGGCCAAAGGCGTTCGGCGGACGTCGAGCAAGTTCGGCGCCCGGCTGGAACCGTTCATGGTCGCCGAGCTGCTGCTCGCGCACGGCCGAAACATGGACATCGTGACCCAGGCCCAGACCAAGGGCGCCTACGGGCACGGCATTGCAGCCGATTACGCCCGCTACACAGCTGCGGCCGCAATTGCCGAAACCGCGGAGCGGCTGACCGACATCGACGGCGAGTCCGCCAAGGCCCACTACCAGCTGGTGATCGGCGCCTTCGCGGCCCTCAGCCGCGGTTCCCACGCCCCGGAACTGATCCTGGATTCCTATCTGCTGCGCGCCCTGTCCACCGCCGGGTGGGCACCGAGCTTCACCGACTGTGCACGCTGCGGAGCCCCTGGCCCGCACACCGCATTCTCCGCACCGCTGGGCGGAGCTGTTTGTCCCGCCTGCCGGCCGCCCGGCTCGGCGTCGCCGTCCCCGGAGACCATGGTGCTGCTCGGCGCGCTGCTTACCGGTGACTGGACCACGGCCGACGCCTCCGGCCCGCAGCCGCGCCACGAGTCCGCCGGCCTGGTGGCCGGATATCTTCAGTGGCACCTGGAACGGGTGCTGCGGTCCCTTCAACATGTGGAGCGTGTCTGA
- the leuA gene encoding 2-isopropylmalate synthase — translation MRNAQQPSGMPINKYVPFHEQIAVNLPDRTWPDKVLTKAPRWCAVDLRDGNQALIDPMTPERKHKMFDLLVKMGFKEIEVGFPSASQLDFDFVRQLIEGDRIPDDVTIQVLTQSREHLIERTYESLEGADRAIVHLYNSTSVLQRRVVFNTDRDGIVDIALSGARLCRKYEEQLRGVDVTYEYSPESYTGTELDFALRISDAVAEVLEASPDRQMILNLPATVEMTTPNVYADSIEWMHRNIANRESVILSLHPHNDRGTGVAAAELGYLAGADRIEGCLFGNGERTGNVDLVTLGMNLFSHGIDPQIDFSDMDEIRRTVEYCNQLPVPERSPYGGDLVFTAFSGSHQDAIKKGFEAMESQAAADGKTVNELQWGVPYLPIDPKDIGRSYEAVIRVNSQSGKGGVAYLLKNEHNLDLPRRAQIEFSGVIQRRTDTAGGEITGAELWKVFQDEYLPHTPESDGAAWGHYELTSVNADSAADGRFNLTATLSADGIVKRRMASGTGPIAALLEILGQDGIDVRLLDYTEHALSASGNAHAAAYVELAVGERVLWGVGIDPNTTMSALKAVISAVNRAIRDQS, via the coding sequence ATGCGTAACGCACAGCAGCCCTCGGGCATGCCGATCAACAAGTACGTTCCCTTCCACGAGCAGATTGCCGTGAACCTGCCGGACCGGACCTGGCCGGACAAGGTCCTCACCAAGGCACCGCGCTGGTGCGCCGTGGACCTGCGGGACGGGAATCAGGCGCTGATCGACCCCATGACGCCCGAACGCAAGCATAAGATGTTCGACCTGCTGGTGAAGATGGGGTTCAAGGAGATCGAAGTCGGTTTCCCCTCCGCCTCCCAGCTGGACTTTGACTTCGTGCGCCAGCTTATCGAGGGGGACCGGATCCCTGATGACGTCACCATCCAGGTCCTGACCCAGTCCAGGGAGCACCTGATTGAGCGCACCTACGAATCCCTTGAGGGCGCGGACCGGGCGATCGTCCACCTGTACAACTCGACGTCGGTGCTGCAGCGACGCGTTGTGTTCAACACGGACCGCGACGGCATTGTGGATATTGCCCTCTCGGGTGCGCGCCTGTGCAGAAAATACGAGGAGCAGCTGCGCGGCGTCGATGTCACCTACGAGTACTCGCCCGAGTCCTACACCGGCACGGAGCTGGATTTTGCGCTGCGGATCTCCGACGCGGTCGCGGAAGTCCTGGAGGCATCCCCTGACCGGCAGATGATCCTGAATCTTCCGGCAACGGTGGAAATGACCACACCGAACGTCTACGCGGACTCCATTGAGTGGATGCACCGGAACATTGCCAACCGCGAATCCGTCATCCTGTCCCTGCACCCGCACAATGACCGGGGCACCGGTGTCGCAGCGGCGGAACTGGGCTACCTCGCCGGCGCGGACCGGATTGAAGGCTGCCTCTTCGGCAACGGCGAACGCACCGGCAATGTGGACTTGGTGACGCTGGGCATGAACCTGTTCAGCCACGGCATAGACCCCCAGATCGACTTCTCCGACATGGACGAGATCCGCCGCACCGTCGAATACTGCAACCAGCTCCCCGTGCCCGAGCGGTCACCGTACGGCGGGGACCTGGTCTTCACCGCCTTCTCCGGCTCCCATCAGGACGCCATTAAGAAGGGCTTCGAAGCCATGGAGAGCCAGGCCGCCGCGGACGGCAAGACGGTGAACGAGCTGCAGTGGGGCGTGCCCTACCTGCCGATCGATCCGAAGGACATCGGCCGCAGCTACGAAGCAGTGATCCGCGTGAATTCCCAGTCCGGCAAGGGCGGCGTGGCCTACCTGCTCAAGAATGAGCACAACCTGGACCTGCCGCGCCGCGCGCAGATCGAATTCTCCGGGGTGATCCAGCGCCGCACGGACACCGCCGGCGGCGAGATCACCGGAGCAGAGCTCTGGAAGGTGTTCCAGGACGAGTACCTGCCGCACACGCCGGAGTCCGACGGCGCGGCCTGGGGACATTACGAGCTGACGTCGGTAAACGCGGACTCGGCTGCCGACGGGCGCTTCAATCTCACCGCCACCCTGAGCGCGGACGGCATAGTGAAGCGGCGGATGGCCAGCGGAACCGGTCCCATTGCGGCGCTGCTGGAAATCCTGGGCCAGGACGGGATCGACGTCCGGCTGCTCGACTACACCGAACACGCATTGTCCGCCAGCGGCAACGCGCACGCCGCGGCGTACGTTGAGCTGGCCGTGGGGGAGCGGGTGCTGTGGGGTGTGGGGATCGATCCCAACACGACCATGTCCGCGTTGAAGGCCGTCATCTCGGCCGTGAACCGGGCCATCCGGGACCAGTCCTAG